A window of the Phaseolus vulgaris cultivar G19833 chromosome 5, P. vulgaris v2.0, whole genome shotgun sequence genome harbors these coding sequences:
- the LOC137834252 gene encoding uncharacterized protein, whose translation MTDLPIQKVLKKPDVAGRMVKWAVELSEFDIKYEPRGPIKGQIFADFVVELSSETVQSAGDGFRWVLSVDGSSNQLGSGVGVILEGPNDVLIEQSLKFAFKASNNQAEYEALIAGILLAKEMGARVLLAKSDSLLITGQVIDEFQAKDPQMAAYLEYVQELRKSFVSFEVVHVPREQNARADLLAKLASSGKGGRQRTVIQETLKTP comes from the coding sequence atgaccgacttaccTATACAGAAGGTCCTAAAGAAACCAGATGTGGCTGGAAGAATGGTAaaatgggcggtagagttgtcggagttcgacatcaagtatgagccccggggaccgatcaagggacaaatcttcgctgacttcgtggtcgaattATCCTCTGAAACAGTGCAAAGCGCCGGAGATGGttttcgttgggtactctcagTGGACGGATCCTCTAACCAGTTGGGCAGCGGGGTCGGGGTAATTCTAGAAGGACCCAACGACGTgttgatagaacagtccctaaaattcgcctttaaagccagcaacaaccaggcggagtacgaggctttgatcgctggcattttgttggcaaaggagatgggagcaagggTGCTGTTGGCTAAAAGCGATTCATTGCTAATCACAGGCCAAGTGATCgacgagttccaggctaaagatccgcagatggcagcttatctggagtatgtgcaggagttgaggaAGTCTTTTGTTTCGttcgaagtagtgcatgtgccaaggGAGCAGAACGCCCGGGCCGACTTACTcgcaaagctcgccagttcgggcaaggggggccggcagaggaccgtcatacaagagaccctgaagacaccttga
- the LOC137834253 gene encoding uncharacterized protein encodes MATRPARARSEEMTLQQLMGMVHGLQDAVAALKVEQERMQADLTASQVRSEELHRTNEELRHRWRGRDEPEATSPPREFTIPFSQAILETAIPNTFTGPKATFTGTEDPKAHLTAFHTQMLLVGGSDAAKCKLFMSTLTGMAMDWFISLPEGHVTSFAQLSKLFREQYLANRTPAPVSYDLFDVKQFQGETLKEYISRFGAQVVKVGTKEEPMIVYAFKKGVRPGSFSKTLNRSRPKTFAEIRRQAVEHIASEGETYEKCTTTMPARPKAQIRTQPIRVHQVVTERKHFDMKRTYEPRRTQPKSRVEEGREVRKPPRHNFVMELKDLIVIPSIADRLRPPIKADKVLGPRKESWCEFHEAFSHHINNCLALGYQLDELMKSGFLKDYLMKIQAGRPPGSQAGGSEGQQHETPVLGEIHTIAGGFSGGGCTASQRKKYARTVMSVEVFEDHSPDVDITFTKGDLRDVVPHDNDPIVISLVTAGRTVHRVLVDQGRSADVMFWPTFERLQLSTDQLRPYGGCLYGFAGDQVEVRGYIELRTTFTDGTASRTEKVKYLVVNAPSAYNILLGRPTLNRIGAVPSTRHMKVKLPSMEGVIVTI; translated from the coding sequence ATGGCCACCCGACCagcacgcgctaggagtgaagagatgaccctaCAGCAGCTCATGGGGATGGTGCACGGGCTACAAGACGCGGTGGCCGCCTTGAAAGtagaacaggaacgcatgcaggcagacctcaCAGCTTCTCAAGTAAGAAGTGAGGAACTCCACCGCACCAACGAGGAGTTACGTCATAGATGGCGGGGTAGAGACGAACCGGAGGCTACATCCCCACCCAGGGAATTCACAATACCGTTTTCACAAGCAATCTTGGAGACAGCAATTCCCAACACGTTCACGGGACCTAAAGCGACGTTCACAGGAACGGAGGACCCTAAAGCGcacctcacggcgttccacacacagatgttaCTGGTGGGTGGATCGGACGCTGCTaaatgcaagctcttcatgagcaccctgacagggatggccatggactggttcatcagcctcccagagggccacGTCACGTCCTTCGCCCAACTTTCGAAACTATTTAGAGAACAGTACCTAGCCAACAGAACTCCCGCCCCAGTCTCATACGACCTCTTTGACGTCAAGCAGTTCCAAGGTGAAACCCTAAAGGAATACATAAGCCGTTTcggggcgcaggtggtgaaAGTAGGTACCAAGGAGgaacccatgattgtgtacgcgttcAAGAAGGGTGTGCGCCCCGGATCTTTCAGCAAGACGCTTAACCGCAGTCGCCCCAAAACTTTCGCTGAAATAAGGCGACAGGCGGTGGAACATATTGCCTCAGAAGGTGAAACGTATGAAAAATGTACAACCACTATGCCGGCGCGCCCCAAAGCACAGATACGCACGCAACCTATTCGGGTTCACCAAGTCGTCACAGAGAGGAAACACTTTGACATGAAACGCACTTACGAGCCACGAAGGACTCAACCTAAGAGTCGAGTAGAGGAAGGGAGAGAAGTACGCAAACCGCCAAGACACAATTTCGTGATGGAACTCAAAGATCTGATTGTGATACCCAGCATAGCCGACAGGTTGAGGCCGCCGATCAAAGCTGACAAGGTACTAGGGCCTCGCAAGGAGtcgtggtgcgaattccacgaagcaTTCAGCCACCATATCAACAATTGTCTAGCACttggctatcagttggatgagctcaTGAAGAGTGGTTTCTTGAAGGATTACTTGATGAAGATACAGGCGGGACGACCACCAGGCTCGCAAGCAGGAGGCAGTGAGGGGCAACAGCACGAGACGCCCGTCCTCGGtgaaatccacaccatagctggtgggtTCTCGGGTGGCGGATGTACGGCGTCACAGCGTAAGAAGTATGCAAGGACCGTAATGTCAGTAGAAGTTTTCGAGGACCATTCgcccgatgtggacatcacgttcactaaGGGAGACCTCAGGGATGTGGTGccgcatgacaacgatcccattgtgatCTCGCTCGTCACGGCAGGAAGAACAGTTCATCGGGTCTTGGTCGATCAAGGGAgatcggcagacgtgatgttctggcccaCCTTCGAAAGGCTACAACTATCCACAGATCAgttgaggccatatgggggctgcttataCGGTTTTGCAGGCGATCAAGTCGAAGTCAGGGgatacattgagttgagaacgacgttcacagatgggACCGCGTCGCGCACGGAGAAAgtcaaataccttgtcgtgaacgccccttcagcgTATAATATCCTactgggaaggccaacactcaataggataGGGGCTGTACCCtccacgaggcacatgaaggtcaaattACCTTCAATGGAAGGGGTAATCGTCACCATCTGA